One part of the Mycobacteriales bacterium genome encodes these proteins:
- a CDS encoding YceI family protein translates to MTATRTQLPGYVVGSWSIDPVHSDLSFSIRHMMVSKVRGRFATVDGTIVTAEDPLASSATATVDVDSFDTGNEQRDNHVRSADFLEAEKFPTMTFRSTGVRQNGDGFQLEGELSLHGVTRPLTLDVEVNGFTKDPFGGTRAGFSATGEINRKDFGVTIDMPMDGGGVVVGDKVSLHLEIEAVLDSPES, encoded by the coding sequence ATGACTGCCACGCGCACCCAACTTCCGGGCTACGTCGTCGGGAGCTGGAGCATCGACCCGGTCCACAGTGACCTGTCCTTCTCGATCCGGCACATGATGGTGAGCAAGGTCCGCGGTCGCTTCGCGACCGTCGACGGCACCATCGTCACCGCCGAAGACCCGCTGGCGTCCAGCGCCACGGCCACCGTCGACGTCGACTCTTTCGACACCGGAAATGAGCAGCGGGACAACCACGTGCGTTCGGCCGACTTTCTCGAAGCCGAGAAGTTCCCGACCATGACCTTCCGCTCGACCGGCGTCCGGCAGAACGGCGATGGCTTCCAGCTCGAGGGTGAGCTCAGCCTGCATGGCGTCACCCGGCCGCTGACGCTCGACGTCGAGGTAAACGGCTTCACCAAGGACCCGTTCGGCGGTACCCGGGCCGGATTCTCGGCGACCGGGGAGATCAACCGCAAGGACTTCGGGGTCACCATCGACATGCCGATGGACGGTGGCGGCGTCGTCGTCGGCGACAAGGTCTCGCTCCACCTGGAGATCGAAGCGGTTCTCGACTCCCCCGAGAGCTGA
- a CDS encoding TatD family hydrolase, with protein MTPSGELPPAPQPLPVPVDDSHCHLDLTDGSIESAVAAAQAVGVRRIVTIGVDVESSEWAADAAAQHRDVFAAVAIHPNDAHRADDSAWNRIEALAGQPGVRAVGETGLDYFRDSAPPAAQQESFRRHIAIAKATGRALVIHDRDAHEDVLRILAEEGAPDRTVFHCFSGDAAMARRCADLGYVLSFAGTLTFANAPALREAAAVTPLDMVLVETDAPFLTPVPYRGRPNASYLVPYTLRALAAAQGRDVAEVGAAVAATAMRIFDFPA; from the coding sequence ATGACACCGTCCGGCGAGCTGCCGCCCGCGCCGCAACCGTTGCCGGTCCCGGTCGACGACAGTCACTGCCATCTCGACCTGACCGACGGGTCGATCGAGTCGGCAGTCGCCGCCGCGCAGGCGGTGGGCGTCCGCCGGATCGTCACGATCGGCGTCGACGTCGAGTCCTCGGAATGGGCCGCCGACGCGGCCGCGCAGCATCGCGATGTCTTCGCAGCCGTTGCCATTCATCCCAACGACGCCCACCGGGCCGACGATTCGGCCTGGAACCGGATCGAAGCTCTGGCCGGTCAACCGGGGGTCCGCGCGGTGGGGGAGACCGGGCTCGACTACTTCCGCGACAGCGCCCCGCCGGCCGCGCAGCAGGAGTCCTTTCGCCGGCACATCGCAATCGCGAAGGCCACCGGGCGGGCTCTGGTGATCCATGACCGGGACGCCCACGAGGATGTGTTGCGCATCCTCGCCGAGGAGGGAGCGCCGGACCGGACTGTCTTCCATTGCTTTTCCGGGGACGCAGCGATGGCCCGGCGGTGCGCCGACCTGGGCTACGTCCTGTCCTTCGCCGGGACCCTGACCTTCGCGAACGCGCCGGCGTTGCGGGAAGCGGCCGCCGTCACCCCGCTGGACATGGTCCTCGTCGAGACCGACGCCCCGTTCCTCACCCCGGTCCCCTACCGGGGGCGTCCGAACGCCTCCTACCTCGTCCCGTACACGCTGCGGGCGCTCGCCGCCGCGCAGGGTCGGGACGTAGCCGAGGTCGGGGCTGCGGTCGCCGCCACAGCGATGCGGATCTTCGACTTCCCCGCCTGA
- a CDS encoding PaaI family thioesterase codes for MVVPDGFAGGLIGLLGFEFIETTADRVVLRFEVRPELHQPYGIVHGGVYCAAVESAASVGASLWFGDRGQTVGVANHTNFIRAVRSGMLTVEATPVHRGRTQQLWQVDVTDESGRAIARGEVRLANLSDADRLGQSGG; via the coding sequence GTGGTGGTTCCCGACGGGTTTGCCGGCGGACTTATAGGTCTGCTCGGCTTCGAGTTCATCGAAACCACCGCGGACCGGGTGGTCTTGCGCTTCGAGGTGCGCCCCGAGCTGCACCAGCCTTATGGGATCGTGCACGGCGGCGTGTATTGCGCGGCCGTAGAGAGCGCAGCCAGTGTCGGAGCCAGCCTCTGGTTCGGGGACCGGGGACAGACGGTCGGCGTCGCCAACCACACCAACTTCATCCGGGCAGTGCGGTCCGGGATGCTGACGGTGGAGGCCACCCCGGTGCACCGCGGCCGGACCCAGCAACTTTGGCAGGTCGACGTCACCGACGAGTCCGGCCGTGCGATTGCCCGCGGGGAAGTCCGGTTGGCCAACCTCAGCGATGCCGACCGGCTCGGCCAGAGCGGCGGCTGA
- a CDS encoding MarR family transcriptional regulator gives MTRWLSEPEQRTWRAFLSATQLLVEELDRELQHDAGMPHGYYEILVRLSESPNQALRMSDLATAAYSSRSRVSHAVSRLEEAGWISREECPTDRRGQVAVLTPTGFAALAAAAPGHVEGVRTHLFDQLTPEQVDQLRAISDAIVGHLVANRASHGGACEPV, from the coding sequence ATGACCCGCTGGCTGAGCGAACCCGAACAGCGCACCTGGCGAGCCTTCCTGTCCGCCACCCAGTTGCTTGTCGAGGAACTCGATCGGGAACTGCAGCACGATGCTGGCATGCCGCACGGCTATTACGAAATACTGGTCCGGCTATCCGAATCCCCGAACCAGGCGTTGCGGATGAGCGATCTCGCGACCGCGGCATATTCCTCGAGGAGCCGCGTCTCCCACGCCGTGAGCCGGTTGGAGGAGGCCGGCTGGATCAGCCGCGAAGAGTGCCCAACCGACCGACGCGGCCAGGTGGCGGTGCTCACCCCCACTGGTTTCGCCGCCTTGGCGGCCGCGGCCCCGGGCCACGTGGAGGGGGTCCGGACGCATCTGTTCGACCAGCTCACCCCCGAGCAAGTCGATCAGCTGCGGGCGATCAGCGACGCGATAGTCGGTCACCTGGTTGCGAACCGGGCGTCGCACGGAGGCGCTTGCGAGCCCGTTTGA
- the rsmA gene encoding 16S rRNA (adenine(1518)-N(6)/adenine(1519)-N(6))-dimethyltransferase RsmA: protein MTEGLLRPVEVRRLAADLDLRPSKALGQNFVIDPNTVRRIVRTSGIGADDVVVEVGPGLGSLTLGLLDRAAAVIAIEVDDRLAGGLAATVSERRPDRADRLTVITADALSLTGLAGSAPTALVANLPYNVAVPVLLHLLERLPSLCRGLVMVQAEVADRLVAPPGSRVYGAPSAKLAWYADARRAGAVARTVFWPAPRVDSGLVAFRRHDPPGPDRTAVFALVDAAFGQRRKTLRAALAGWAGSPVRAERILRAAGIDPGRRGESLGIEAFVRLAAVSDDPP from the coding sequence GTGACTGAGGGGCTGTTGCGGCCAGTCGAGGTCCGCCGTCTCGCGGCGGACCTCGACCTGCGGCCGAGCAAGGCGCTGGGGCAGAACTTCGTCATCGATCCGAACACGGTCCGGCGGATCGTCCGGACCTCGGGGATCGGGGCGGACGACGTCGTCGTCGAGGTCGGGCCGGGCCTTGGCTCGCTGACCCTCGGACTGCTCGACCGGGCTGCGGCGGTGATCGCCATAGAGGTCGACGACCGGCTGGCCGGCGGGCTTGCCGCCACGGTGTCCGAACGCCGCCCGGACCGGGCGGACCGGCTCACGGTCATCACCGCTGATGCGCTGAGCTTGACCGGATTGGCCGGATCCGCGCCGACCGCCCTCGTCGCCAATCTGCCCTACAACGTCGCGGTGCCGGTCCTGCTGCACCTGCTCGAGCGGCTGCCATCGCTCTGCCGAGGACTCGTGATGGTCCAGGCCGAGGTGGCGGACCGGCTAGTGGCCCCGCCGGGCTCGCGGGTCTACGGTGCCCCCTCGGCCAAGCTCGCCTGGTATGCCGACGCCCGGCGGGCCGGTGCGGTCGCCCGCACGGTCTTCTGGCCGGCGCCGCGGGTCGACTCGGGGCTGGTCGCTTTCCGACGGCACGACCCGCCCGGACCGGACCGCACGGCGGTCTTCGCCCTCGTCGACGCGGCGTTCGGGCAGCGCCGCAAGACGTTGCGCGCGGCGCTGGCCGGATGGGCCGGTTCGCCGGTGCGGGCCGAGCGGATCCTCCGCGCCGCCGGGATCGACCCCGGGCGGCGCGGGGAGTCGCTCGGCATCGAGGCGTTCGTCCGGCTCGCTGCCGTCAGCGATGACCCGCCGTAG
- a CDS encoding phospholipid carrier-dependent glycosyltransferase, whose amino-acid sequence MATTLAVPVASGRGRGVRDRLVTPMPTDRLAGWLVALAVTAFGAAIRFVSLGSPGGPKGLVFDEVYYVHDSFNLLHHGVELNSLNTGPGFIVHPPMGKWVIAIGEALFSHGTFVTAGTSPAVYPGDSFGWRFSAAVVGSLAILILARTARRMFRSTVLGAVAGLLLALDGLEFVQSRVSMLDIFLTFWVVASFGCLVADRDDGRSRLAARLSDGEVGRGPWLGIRWWRLGAGMCLGLACATKWNGVFFVPAFLGLGYMWDVAARRVAGLRHPWRGALLLDGLPALAVFVVLPILVYVVSWTGWFLGNANTAYDHDLDVRAGQSTIAHAWAVFRGWWHYQDEIWRFHNHLSDGHPYRSYPLGWLLLARPVAYFYATPKNCGTSLCSQEILGIGTPAIWWLSIPAMIAAIWRWISRHDWRAAAIVVCFLFAWLPWFVPAYADQRTMFLFYALPMLPFMVLGLTLCAGLVLGSREASVRRRRWGAYAVGLYLLAVLANFGYLYPVLAGRSIPYSSWHQRMWFSQCANKDPKHETAPCWI is encoded by the coding sequence ATGGCCACGACCCTCGCCGTCCCGGTGGCGTCCGGCCGGGGGCGCGGTGTCCGTGACCGCCTGGTCACCCCGATGCCGACCGATCGGCTCGCGGGCTGGCTGGTTGCCCTGGCCGTGACGGCATTCGGAGCGGCGATCCGTTTCGTCAGTCTCGGCAGTCCGGGGGGGCCTAAGGGGCTGGTCTTCGACGAGGTCTACTACGTCCACGACAGCTTCAACCTGCTCCACCACGGCGTAGAGCTCAACAGCCTCAACACCGGACCGGGTTTCATCGTCCATCCCCCGATGGGCAAGTGGGTGATCGCGATCGGCGAGGCGCTGTTCAGCCATGGCACATTCGTCACCGCCGGAACCAGCCCGGCCGTCTACCCTGGCGACAGCTTCGGCTGGCGGTTCTCCGCGGCGGTCGTGGGCTCGCTCGCGATCCTCATCCTGGCCCGGACCGCCCGCCGCATGTTCCGCTCCACGGTGCTCGGTGCGGTCGCCGGCCTCCTACTGGCCCTCGACGGCCTCGAGTTCGTCCAGAGCCGGGTGTCAATGCTCGACATCTTCCTGACGTTCTGGGTGGTCGCCTCCTTCGGCTGCCTGGTCGCGGATCGCGACGACGGGCGGAGCAGGCTTGCCGCCCGGCTCTCCGACGGCGAGGTCGGCCGAGGGCCGTGGCTCGGTATCCGGTGGTGGCGGCTCGGGGCCGGGATGTGCCTCGGCCTGGCCTGCGCGACCAAGTGGAACGGGGTGTTCTTCGTTCCGGCCTTCCTCGGTCTCGGCTACATGTGGGACGTCGCCGCCCGGCGGGTCGCCGGCCTGCGCCACCCGTGGCGGGGCGCCCTGCTGCTCGACGGGTTACCGGCGCTGGCCGTGTTCGTCGTTCTGCCGATCCTGGTCTACGTGGTGTCGTGGACCGGCTGGTTCCTCGGAAATGCGAACACCGCCTACGACCACGACCTCGACGTTCGCGCCGGCCAGTCGACCATCGCCCACGCGTGGGCGGTGTTCCGCGGCTGGTGGCACTACCAGGACGAGATCTGGCGCTTCCACAACCATCTCAGCGATGGCCACCCGTACCGGTCGTACCCGCTCGGCTGGCTGCTGCTCGCCCGGCCGGTGGCCTACTTCTACGCCACGCCGAAGAACTGCGGCACGAGCCTGTGCTCCCAGGAGATTCTCGGGATCGGGACTCCGGCGATCTGGTGGCTCTCCATCCCGGCCATGATCGCCGCGATCTGGCGATGGATCAGCCGGCACGACTGGCGGGCCGCCGCCATCGTGGTGTGTTTCCTGTTCGCCTGGTTGCCTTGGTTCGTTCCGGCCTATGCCGATCAACGAACGATGTTCCTCTTCTACGCGCTGCCGATGCTGCCATTCATGGTGCTCGGCCTCACGCTGTGCGCGGGGTTGGTCCTCGGTTCGCGCGAGGCCAGCGTCCGGCGACGCCGGTGGGGCGCCTACGCGGTCGGTCTCTACCTGCTGGCCGTGCTGGCTAACTTCGGGTACCTGTACCCGGTCCTCGCCGGAAGGTCGATCCCGTACTCGTCATGGCACCAGCGAATGTGGTTCTCCCAGTGCGCGAACAAGGACCCGAAGCACGAAACGGCGCCCTGCTGGATCTGA
- a CDS encoding vitamin K epoxide reductase family protein, which yields MTPTQPAAGEGGPQVAVPGWVVPSALLLSIAGLGVSIYLTLTHYVSSVQLVCAESGIVNCQKVTTSPQSLVFGVIPVAVLGLAFFVGMLVLQSPAAWRSGLPFVRRTRLFSVIVGVGFVCYLVYTELFTIDAICLWCTSVHVLTVLLFAVTLLGTAATLPLEQTAEESSATSE from the coding sequence GTGACACCGACGCAGCCGGCGGCCGGCGAGGGGGGGCCGCAGGTCGCCGTCCCGGGTTGGGTCGTGCCGAGCGCACTGCTCCTGTCGATCGCCGGACTGGGTGTGTCGATCTACCTCACCCTCACCCACTACGTCTCCTCCGTGCAGCTGGTCTGTGCCGAAAGCGGCATCGTCAACTGCCAGAAGGTGACGACCAGCCCGCAGTCGCTGGTCTTCGGGGTCATCCCGGTTGCGGTGCTGGGCCTGGCCTTCTTCGTCGGGATGCTCGTCTTGCAGAGCCCGGCCGCCTGGCGGTCCGGGCTGCCATTCGTGCGCCGCACCCGGCTCTTCTCGGTCATCGTCGGAGTTGGGTTCGTCTGCTACCTCGTCTACACCGAGCTGTTCACGATCGACGCGATTTGCTTGTGGTGCACGAGCGTGCACGTCCTCACCGTCCTGCTTTTCGCCGTGACCCTGCTGGGAACCGCGGCGACCCTGCCGCTCGAGCAGACGGCCGAGGAATCTTCAGCCACATCGGAGTAG
- the rsmI gene encoding 16S rRNA (cytidine(1402)-2'-O)-methyltransferase, with protein MGHRRWARQDGLVTPLGQLLIAATPLGNPSDASARLVELLQTADVVAAEDTRRLRRLARDLGVVHAGRVVSYYDATEAARVPELIAALEAGETVLLVSDAGTPGVSDPGYRLVRAAVDAGIPVRPVPGPSAATAALAVSGLAVDRWCFEGFLPRRPGERRRRIAELAGEPRTLVVFEAPHRVARTLTDLAAGFGDARPAAVCRELTKTHEEIRRGPLGELAAWAGAAAPRGEITLVIAGAPEAADTATDPETLAGDVAGIEASGVTRREAITEVAAGRRLPRRVVYAAVVAAREKRIAGPS; from the coding sequence ATGGGTCATCGTAGGTGGGCGCGACAGGATGGCCTCGTGACACCTCTCGGACAGCTGCTGATTGCCGCCACCCCGCTGGGTAACCCGTCGGACGCCTCGGCGCGGCTCGTGGAGCTGCTCCAGACGGCGGACGTCGTCGCGGCCGAAGACACCCGCCGGCTCCGCCGGCTGGCCCGTGACCTCGGTGTCGTTCACGCAGGGCGTGTCGTGTCGTACTACGACGCCACCGAGGCCGCCCGGGTGCCGGAGCTGATTGCGGCGCTGGAGGCCGGCGAAACGGTGCTGCTCGTCAGCGACGCGGGCACGCCCGGGGTTTCCGACCCGGGCTACCGGCTGGTGCGAGCTGCGGTCGACGCCGGGATCCCTGTCCGTCCGGTGCCCGGGCCATCCGCGGCCACGGCGGCTCTCGCCGTGTCCGGTCTCGCGGTCGACCGTTGGTGCTTCGAAGGTTTCCTGCCGCGCCGGCCCGGCGAGCGGCGCCGCCGCATCGCCGAGCTGGCCGGGGAGCCGCGGACCCTGGTGGTGTTCGAAGCGCCGCACCGGGTGGCCCGCACCCTCACCGATCTCGCGGCCGGGTTCGGGGACGCGCGGCCGGCGGCGGTCTGCCGGGAGCTGACGAAGACCCACGAGGAGATCCGCCGAGGTCCGCTCGGCGAGCTGGCCGCCTGGGCCGGCGCCGCAGCCCCGCGCGGGGAGATCACCCTGGTCATCGCGGGAGCCCCGGAAGCCGCCGACACCGCCACGGACCCGGAGACCCTCGCCGGCGATGTGGCCGGGATCGAGGCATCCGGCGTCACGCGTCGGGAGGCGATCACCGAAGTGGCCGCCGGTCGGCGGCTTCCCCGCCGGGTCGTGTACGCGGCGGTCGTCGCCGCTCGGGAAAAACGGATCGCCGGCCCTTCATAG
- a CDS encoding ubiquitin-like domain-containing protein, with product MRRSPLAIALYSIVLLALIGTTTAFVRMDKTITVSIDGQLRHVQTFAGSVGGALDRAGIDVGAHDLVAPDLSAPIRDHGLVVIRRGRLVNLTLDGRSRPVWVTAMSVDEVLGQLDLRAGTMYLSASRDQSIPLSGFSLTVRLPQRVNILVDNRVVSATTIAPTVSALLTQVHIRLARTDQLSVPGTLYPTTGLVIRVTRIRYGRERVDEAIPYATIQRDDSSLWSGDTQVAQYGQPGVRVLVYALVSRDHRIVSRRLVSNQVGAQPQTEIIDIGTKPAPASSLNWSALASCESGGNPGSVSADGQYYGLYQFSLPTWYSVGGSGYPNQASSAEQTYRAELLFDADGTSPWPVCGHYLYS from the coding sequence GTGCGTCGTTCGCCACTCGCAATCGCCCTGTACAGCATCGTCCTCCTCGCCCTGATCGGCACGACCACCGCCTTCGTGCGGATGGACAAGACGATCACCGTCAGCATCGACGGCCAGCTGCGGCACGTGCAAACCTTCGCCGGCAGCGTCGGCGGGGCGCTCGACCGGGCCGGCATCGATGTCGGCGCCCACGACCTGGTAGCGCCCGACCTTTCCGCACCGATCCGCGACCACGGGCTCGTCGTCATCCGACGTGGTCGGCTGGTGAACCTCACCCTGGACGGGCGGAGCCGTCCGGTCTGGGTGACGGCGATGAGTGTCGACGAGGTTCTCGGTCAGCTCGACCTGCGGGCCGGCACCATGTACCTGTCGGCCAGCCGGGACCAGTCCATCCCGTTGTCCGGCTTCTCGCTCACCGTCCGGCTGCCGCAGCGGGTGAACATCCTCGTGGACAACCGGGTGGTCAGCGCCACGACGATCGCCCCTACCGTGTCGGCGCTGCTCACCCAGGTGCACATCCGGTTGGCACGGACGGACCAGCTCAGCGTGCCGGGCACGCTCTACCCGACGACCGGTCTGGTGATCCGGGTGACCCGGATCCGGTACGGACGGGAGCGGGTCGACGAGGCCATTCCGTACGCGACGATCCAACGCGACGACTCGTCGCTGTGGTCCGGCGACACCCAGGTGGCCCAATACGGCCAGCCCGGCGTTCGGGTGCTGGTCTACGCGCTCGTCTCCCGCGACCACCGGATCGTGTCCCGCCGGCTGGTCTCCAACCAGGTCGGCGCCCAGCCGCAAACGGAGATCATCGACATCGGGACCAAGCCGGCGCCGGCGTCGAGCCTGAACTGGTCGGCGCTCGCCAGCTGCGAATCCGGCGGGAACCCGGGGTCGGTGTCGGCCGATGGCCAGTACTACGGCTTGTACCAGTTCTCGCTGCCCACCTGGTACTCGGTCGGCGGCAGCGGCTACCCGAATCAGGCATCCTCGGCTGAGCAGACCTACCGGGCGGAGTTGCTGTTCGACGCCGACGGTACGTCGCCCTGGCCGGTGTGCGGGCACTACCTGTACTCGTAG
- the metG gene encoding methionine--tRNA ligase: protein MSEGKAFYVTTPIYYVNDAPHIGHAYTTVAGDVLTRWHRQRGERVWFLTGTDEHGEKILEAARAHDVGPQEWTDRMVETAWLPMLAAVDISNDDFIRTTERRHTSRVQEFWQRVHDAGEVYQGTYTGPYCVSCEEYKLPADLLQPGDRCPIHDRPVEQLAEQNYFFRLSGYAERLLAHYAAHPEFVQPESARNEVLRFVEGGLQDLSITRSSFDWGIPVPWDPTHVLYVWIDALLNYATAVGYGVDEERFAATWPADVHLVGKDILRFHAVIWPAMLMAAGLPLPRVVFANGWLLVGGEKMSKTKLTGIPPQRITEHFGSDAYRYYFLRELAYGSDGSFSWESMAARYQSELADQLGNLASRLTSMVERYRDGKLPAPQAEPVIADALGETAARADERIRALDFQAGIVAVMELVRLVNGYVSEQEPWHLAKDDDRAADLDRVLYATADALRAVATLLAAVMPRACTALWDALGAAATLGPLADARIQDAGRYGQLPAGAPVTRLAPLFPRLEDPPE from the coding sequence GTGAGCGAGGGCAAGGCGTTCTACGTCACGACGCCGATCTATTACGTGAACGACGCCCCGCACATCGGGCATGCCTACACGACGGTGGCCGGAGACGTGCTCACCCGCTGGCATCGCCAGCGTGGGGAACGGGTCTGGTTCCTCACCGGCACGGACGAGCATGGGGAGAAGATCCTCGAGGCGGCTCGTGCCCACGATGTCGGACCGCAGGAGTGGACCGACCGCATGGTCGAAACCGCGTGGCTGCCGATGCTGGCAGCCGTGGATATCTCCAACGACGACTTCATTCGCACCACCGAGCGGCGGCACACCAGTCGGGTGCAGGAGTTCTGGCAGCGGGTGCATGACGCGGGCGAGGTCTACCAGGGCACCTACACCGGGCCGTACTGCGTCTCCTGCGAGGAGTACAAGCTGCCGGCCGATCTGCTCCAGCCCGGCGACCGCTGTCCCATCCACGACCGCCCGGTGGAGCAGCTAGCTGAGCAGAACTACTTCTTCCGGCTCTCCGGCTACGCCGAGCGGCTGCTCGCGCACTACGCCGCGCATCCGGAGTTCGTCCAACCGGAAAGTGCCCGCAACGAGGTGCTGCGTTTCGTCGAGGGAGGCTTGCAGGATCTGTCGATCACCCGGTCCAGCTTCGACTGGGGCATCCCCGTTCCGTGGGATCCGACGCATGTGCTCTATGTCTGGATCGATGCACTGCTCAACTACGCGACCGCGGTGGGCTACGGGGTCGACGAGGAGCGGTTTGCCGCGACCTGGCCGGCGGACGTGCACCTGGTGGGCAAGGACATCTTGCGCTTCCACGCGGTCATCTGGCCGGCGATGTTGATGGCGGCGGGCCTCCCGTTGCCGCGGGTGGTGTTCGCCAACGGCTGGCTGCTCGTGGGGGGGGAGAAGATGAGCAAGACCAAGTTGACCGGCATCCCGCCGCAGCGGATCACCGAACACTTCGGTTCGGACGCCTACCGCTACTACTTCCTCCGGGAGCTCGCGTACGGCTCGGACGGCTCGTTCTCCTGGGAGTCGATGGCCGCCCGCTACCAGTCCGAGCTCGCCGACCAGCTCGGCAATCTCGCCTCCCGCCTGACCTCGATGGTCGAGCGTTATCGGGACGGGAAGCTGCCGGCACCGCAGGCTGAGCCGGTGATCGCGGATGCGCTGGGCGAGACCGCCGCGCGCGCCGACGAGCGGATCCGGGCCCTGGACTTCCAGGCCGGCATCGTCGCCGTCATGGAGCTGGTCCGACTGGTCAACGGCTACGTCTCCGAACAGGAACCCTGGCATCTGGCCAAGGACGACGACCGTGCCGCGGACCTTGACCGAGTTCTCTACGCGACGGCAGACGCGCTGCGCGCGGTCGCGACCTTGCTGGCCGCGGTAATGCCGCGCGCGTGTACGGCGCTCTGGGACGCGCTCGGTGCCGCCGCAACGCTCGGTCCGCTCGCCGACGCCCGGATCCAGGACGCGGGCCGTTACGGGCAATTGCCCGCCGGCGCGCCGGTTACCCGGCTCGCGCCGCTGTTCCCGCGGCTCGAGGACCCGCCGGAATGA
- a CDS encoding DUF929 family protein yields the protein MAKATARGPKRGSERTRAKVAAQRAAQQRQERRRRMLTSVAGIVVIVLAIGGLVGYYLAQHKKSAGVSTAAASLVAQVTGIPASVLTSVGDGGGLVTNHPKHIVNGASLTANGKPEVVYIGAEYCPYCAAERWAMVNALSRFGTFTNLHTTRSAVNDGNIATFTFYQSTYSSPYVAFTPTETRTNQLSGGTYATLQTPSKALAQLLTRYDGPPYVPVNEAGGIPFVDIANRYVVDGSSYVPTTLGQLSWTQIAGDLANPSSPVTKGIVGAANELTAAICTATQDLPTDVCAAPGVLAATRHLG from the coding sequence ATGGCGAAAGCGACGGCACGGGGCCCGAAACGCGGCTCCGAGCGCACCCGCGCAAAGGTTGCCGCCCAGCGGGCGGCGCAGCAACGGCAGGAACGCCGCCGCCGGATGCTGACCTCGGTCGCCGGCATCGTCGTGATCGTCCTGGCGATCGGGGGCCTGGTCGGCTACTACCTGGCCCAGCACAAGAAGAGCGCCGGAGTCTCCACCGCGGCCGCGAGCCTCGTCGCCCAGGTGACCGGCATCCCGGCCAGCGTCCTCACCTCGGTAGGCGACGGCGGCGGCTTGGTCACCAACCATCCCAAGCACATCGTGAACGGCGCCAGCCTGACCGCCAACGGCAAGCCGGAGGTCGTCTACATCGGTGCCGAATACTGCCCCTACTGCGCCGCGGAACGGTGGGCGATGGTGAATGCGCTCTCCCGGTTCGGGACTTTCACCAACCTGCACACCACGCGCTCCGCGGTGAATGACGGGAACATCGCGACGTTCACGTTCTACCAGTCCACCTACAGCAGCCCCTACGTCGCGTTCACTCCCACCGAGACCCGTACCAACCAGCTCTCGGGCGGCACCTATGCCACCCTGCAGACTCCCTCGAAGGCCCTCGCCCAGCTGCTGACGAGATATGACGGCCCGCCGTACGTCCCGGTGAACGAGGCGGGCGGAATCCCGTTCGTCGACATCGCGAACAGGTACGTCGTGGATGGGTCTAGCTACGTACCCACCACGTTGGGGCAGCTCAGCTGGACGCAGATCGCCGGCGACCTCGCCAACCCATCGAGCCCGGTCACCAAGGGCATCGTCGGTGCCGCGAACGAGCTGACCGCGGCGATCTGCACGGCCACCCAGGACCTGCCCACCGACGTCTGCGCGGCTCCCGGGGTCCTCGCGGCCACCCGCCACCTCGGGTGA
- a CDS encoding VOC family protein, giving the protein MAITRLNHAVLYVRDLTRSVAFYRDALGFRPVGMTPDGFTGAAFLQAPGSTNDHDLGLFEIGGAAGPSPAGRTSVGLYHLAWEVDTLDELGRLAGVLTEHGALTGSSDHGTTKSLYGHDPDRLEFEVAWIVPAELLDDAALGARKRIGRLDLDREKQRYGGQTPGGVGISHLAATARSASGG; this is encoded by the coding sequence ATGGCGATCACCCGCCTGAACCACGCCGTTCTCTACGTGCGTGACCTGACGCGCAGCGTCGCGTTCTATCGCGACGCCCTGGGCTTCCGGCCGGTCGGGATGACACCCGACGGATTCACCGGTGCCGCGTTCCTTCAGGCACCGGGGTCGACGAACGACCACGACCTCGGATTGTTCGAGATCGGCGGCGCTGCCGGGCCGTCGCCGGCCGGCCGGACCAGTGTGGGTCTGTACCACCTGGCCTGGGAGGTGGACACGCTCGACGAGCTGGGCAGGTTGGCGGGCGTGCTCACCGAACACGGAGCTCTGACCGGGTCCTCCGACCACGGCACCACGAAGAGCCTGTACGGCCATGACCCGGACAGGCTCGAGTTCGAGGTTGCCTGGATCGTCCCGGCCGAGCTGCTCGACGATGCTGCACTCGGTGCCCGCAAGCGGATCGGCCGGCTCGATCTGGACCGGGAGAAGCAGCGCTACGGCGGCCAAACGCCCGGTGGGGTCGGCATCTCGCACTTGGCGGCAACCGCCCGCTCGGCGAGCGGAGGCTGA